From the Nodularia sp. NIES-3585 genome, one window contains:
- the larE gene encoding ATP-dependent sacrificial sulfur transferase LarE: MLTEKLEQLKVLFGEMEQALIAYSGGIDSTLVAKIAYDVLGDRTLAVTAVSPSLLPEELEDAKIQAATMGIPHKVVQTHEMDNPNYTSNPVNRCYFCKSELHDTLKPLALQLGYPYVVDGVNADDLHDYRPGIQAAKERGARSPLAEVGVTKAEVRQLSQQLGLPWWDKPAQPCLSSRFPYGEEITVAKLQRVGRAEIYLRKLGWQNLRVRSEGDTARIELLPAHIKEFVLTTDLQTVVSAFQDLGFIYVTLDLEGYRSGKLNQVLKFSTMIPSP; this comes from the coding sequence ATGTTGACAGAAAAACTTGAGCAATTAAAAGTTTTATTTGGCGAAATGGAGCAGGCGTTGATTGCCTACTCTGGAGGTATTGACAGTACTTTGGTTGCCAAGATTGCTTATGATGTTTTAGGCGATCGCACTTTGGCTGTGACAGCTGTTTCGCCTTCGCTATTGCCAGAAGAATTAGAAGATGCGAAAATCCAAGCCGCAACCATGGGAATTCCCCATAAAGTAGTCCAAACTCACGAAATGGACAATCCTAATTACACTTCTAACCCAGTCAACCGTTGTTATTTTTGCAAAAGTGAGTTGCATGATACTCTCAAACCCTTAGCTTTGCAGCTAGGTTATCCCTATGTAGTGGATGGCGTAAATGCCGATGATTTACACGATTATCGCCCCGGAATTCAAGCTGCTAAAGAAAGAGGTGCGCGATCGCCTTTAGCAGAAGTTGGGGTAACCAAAGCTGAAGTTCGTCAGCTTTCACAACAACTGGGTTTACCTTGGTGGGATAAACCCGCTCAACCTTGTCTGAGTTCTCGCTTTCCTTACGGTGAAGAGATTACTGTAGCCAAATTGCAAAGGGTGGGTAGGGCAGAAATTTATCTGCGAAAACTGGGTTGGCAGAATTTGCGTGTGCGTTCTGAAGGAGATACAGCCAGGATTGAACTGTTACCAGCACATATTAAAGAATTTGTCTTGACTACGGATTTACAGACAGTAGTCTCTGCATTTCAGGATTTGGGATTTATCTACGTCACACTGGATTTAGAAGGTTATCGTAGTGGTAAATTGAATCAAGTTCTCAAGTTTTCAACAATGATTCCGAGTCCCTAA
- a CDS encoding SGNH/GDSL hydrolase family protein, with the protein MRERYLLAAGLLTGLAIPASALSQMSIILPQTSKFVENSPQISQITANKKNIANPDISLPESLFNANSPPSHLPLTSGNQLYHQRLAALKTGQIYTRIDSHPSPRLWESSQKHQLTYQDWKNLLALEAKAISKGQGTSYLGILVGDSLSMWFPREKLPTGKLWLNQGISGDTSAGIFSRLRAFSATRPNVIYIMAGINDLRKGDSNEEILRNHRRIIRRLRQSHPKSQIIVQSILPTRLPTIPNSRIIQINTQLALIAEQEKADYLNIYHWFTDFQGNLRPELTTDGLHLSQDGYDIWRFALQQIELTHSGN; encoded by the coding sequence ATACCAGCATCTGCTCTTTCACAGATGTCGATAATTCTGCCCCAAACTTCTAAATTTGTGGAGAATTCTCCACAAATTTCCCAGATAACAGCGAATAAAAAAAACATTGCTAATCCTGACATATCCTTACCAGAGTCTTTATTTAATGCCAATTCCCCACCATCTCACTTGCCATTAACATCTGGTAATCAACTTTACCATCAAAGATTGGCGGCGCTGAAAACAGGTCAGATTTATACACGCATAGATAGTCATCCTTCGCCAAGATTATGGGAGTCAAGTCAGAAACATCAACTTACTTATCAAGACTGGAAAAATTTATTGGCCTTAGAAGCCAAAGCCATCAGCAAAGGACAAGGTACAAGTTATTTAGGTATCTTAGTGGGTGATTCCTTGAGTATGTGGTTTCCCAGAGAAAAACTGCCTACTGGTAAATTGTGGCTAAATCAGGGCATATCTGGGGATACTTCGGCTGGAATTTTCAGCAGATTGCGGGCATTTTCGGCGACGCGACCGAATGTGATTTACATTATGGCTGGAATTAACGACTTACGCAAAGGCGATAGTAACGAAGAAATTTTGCGTAATCATCGGCGAATTATCCGGAGATTGCGGCAGTCTCACCCAAAAAGTCAAATCATCGTGCAATCAATTTTGCCTACTCGCCTACCGACAATTCCTAATAGCCGGATTATTCAGATTAATACACAGCTAGCTTTGATTGCTGAACAAGAAAAAGCTGATTATCTGAATATTTATCATTGGTTTACAGATTTTCAAGGCAATCTGCGCCCAGAGTTAACTACAGATGGTTTACATCTGTCTCAAGATGGCTATGATATTTGGCGTTTTGCACTACAACAAATAGAATTAACTCATTCAGGAAATTAA